In Sphingobacterium thalpophilum, a genomic segment contains:
- a CDS encoding pyruvate dehydrogenase complex E1 component subunit beta: MREIQFREALREAMNEEMRKDDKIFLLGEEVAEYNGAYKVSQGMLDEFGAKRIIDTPIAELGFAGIAVGAAMNGLKPIVEFMTFNFSLVAIDQIINAAAKIYSMSGGQFSIPMVFRGPTGNAGQLAAQHSQNFENWFANTPGLKVVVPSNPYEAKGLLKSAIIDPDPVIFMESEVMYGDKGQVPEEEYYLEIGKANIIQEGTDVTVVSFGKMLPRVVIPAVEELKKEGISVELIDLRSVRPIDYPTIIASVKKTNRLVIVEEAWPLASISTDLAFNVQRNAFDYLDAPVIRVNCADVPLPYAPTLIEAALPSVEKVVKAVKEVSYIKK, translated from the coding sequence ATGAGAGAAATACAATTCAGAGAAGCACTTCGTGAAGCAATGAACGAAGAAATGCGTAAAGACGACAAAATATTTTTATTAGGAGAAGAAGTTGCTGAGTATAACGGAGCTTACAAAGTAAGTCAGGGTATGCTTGATGAATTCGGTGCAAAGCGTATCATTGATACACCTATTGCGGAACTTGGTTTTGCTGGTATTGCTGTTGGTGCTGCAATGAATGGTTTGAAGCCAATTGTTGAATTCATGACATTCAACTTCTCACTTGTTGCAATTGACCAAATAATCAATGCTGCAGCTAAAATTTACTCGATGAGTGGTGGACAGTTCTCTATTCCGATGGTCTTCCGTGGTCCTACAGGAAATGCGGGTCAGCTTGCAGCACAACACTCTCAAAACTTTGAGAACTGGTTTGCAAATACACCAGGTTTAAAAGTTGTGGTTCCTTCGAACCCATATGAAGCTAAAGGTTTATTGAAATCAGCTATTATCGATCCAGATCCTGTTATCTTCATGGAATCTGAGGTCATGTATGGTGATAAAGGACAAGTTCCTGAAGAAGAATATTACTTAGAAATCGGAAAAGCTAATATTATCCAAGAAGGTACAGATGTAACTGTTGTATCTTTCGGTAAAATGCTTCCTCGCGTTGTCATCCCTGCAGTTGAAGAATTGAAAAAAGAAGGTATCAGCGTTGAATTAATCGATTTGCGCTCGGTACGTCCTATCGATTATCCTACAATCATTGCGTCTGTGAAGAAAACAAACCGTTTGGTAATCGTGGAAGAAGCATGGCCATTGGCATCTATTTCTACGGATTTAGCATTCAACGTACAACGGAACGCATTTGATTATTTAGATGCCCCTGTTATCCGCGTAAATTGTGCAGATGTACCTCTTCCTTATGCTCCAACATTGATCGAAGCTGCTTTACCTAGCGTTGAGAAAGTTGTGAAAGCTGTGAAAGAAGTATCTTATATCAAGAAGTAA
- a CDS encoding anhydro-N-acetylmuramic acid kinase, giving the protein MNPQIERLYQISQKKERRIIGLMSGTSLDGLDIAVCRIENAGKTTKIQLENFTTMDYEDDFRERVREVFAKRNIDQQLFSGLHAYIGVTHAKLINTALQQWNLSSSEIDCIASHGQTVYHAPQSLTKDRNWPNSTLQIGDGDHIAVDTGIITLSDFRQKHIAAGGEGAPLAAYGDYLLFSHATENRFLLNIGGISNFTFIPSHQTKLKAYATDLGPGNTMMNQYMKANFNQEMDRDAYMAKKGQVNDALLNQLLTEEFLTLPFPKTTGPELFNLAYLEKAQERSKTTHIPHENVMATLNRFAALAMVNGIRKQSEGLSNVAVYISGGGLHNPLLFDYIKRSLPTRKVESFATLGINPDAKEAVLFALLANETLVGNKSNVAQIKDSPAVCMGKISLPE; this is encoded by the coding sequence ATGAATCCTCAAATCGAAAGACTTTACCAAATTTCACAAAAGAAAGAACGTCGTATTATTGGCCTGATGTCCGGAACATCCCTGGATGGTCTTGATATCGCCGTGTGCCGCATAGAAAATGCAGGTAAAACAACGAAAATACAGCTCGAGAATTTTACTACAATGGATTATGAGGATGATTTTAGAGAGCGGGTGCGTGAAGTTTTTGCAAAACGAAATATCGACCAGCAATTATTTTCGGGACTCCATGCTTATATTGGAGTCACGCATGCCAAATTAATCAACACAGCATTGCAACAATGGAATCTATCAAGCAGTGAGATTGATTGTATAGCCAGCCATGGGCAAACCGTATACCATGCTCCTCAATCGTTGACCAAAGACCGCAACTGGCCCAACAGCACTTTACAGATTGGAGATGGAGATCATATCGCGGTAGATACAGGTATCATAACCCTATCTGACTTTAGGCAAAAACATATTGCTGCAGGAGGAGAAGGGGCACCTTTGGCAGCCTATGGCGACTACCTTCTTTTCTCGCATGCAACAGAGAATCGATTCTTACTGAATATTGGCGGTATTTCTAATTTCACATTTATCCCAAGCCATCAAACAAAATTGAAAGCCTATGCAACAGATCTCGGTCCAGGCAATACGATGATGAACCAATACATGAAGGCTAATTTTAATCAGGAGATGGATAGAGATGCCTATATGGCCAAAAAGGGACAAGTAAATGATGCGCTATTAAATCAATTATTAACAGAAGAATTTCTAACACTGCCCTTTCCAAAAACCACCGGGCCCGAACTATTTAATCTCGCTTATCTCGAAAAGGCGCAAGAGCGTTCGAAAACGACTCATATTCCACATGAAAACGTCATGGCGACCCTCAATCGCTTTGCGGCTCTTGCGATGGTCAATGGCATCCGAAAGCAGTCAGAAGGACTATCTAATGTGGCTGTATATATAAGTGGTGGTGGACTGCACAATCCTTTGCTATTTGATTACATCAAAAGGAGCTTACCTACCCGTAAAGTTGAAAGCTTTGCAACATTAGGTATCAATCCAGATGCAAAAGAGGCCGTCCTCTTTGCTTTGTTAGCAAATGAAACTTTGGTAGGCAACAAATCCAATGTAGCGCAAATTAAAGATTCGCCCGCTGTCTGCATGGGCAAAATCAGCTTACCGGAATAA
- a CDS encoding glucosaminidase domain-containing protein — MNLKQLKSFVLLLALGTFGLTKVSAQSNAAYVDKYSPIAKEMMEEHGVPASVILAIAMHESGNGGSRVAKNLNNHFGVKGKNNSTVIRSAYKGYRSVMDSYDDFVGIVKRKKTTQSLFEKHPGEKYEAWVKAIARSGYSTSKGWTAKVLATIRQYHLDMFDNDAKQNRFSSTKK, encoded by the coding sequence ATGAATTTAAAACAATTAAAAAGCTTTGTACTGTTACTAGCTTTGGGAACTTTTGGATTAACAAAAGTTTCAGCTCAAAGTAATGCGGCATATGTCGATAAGTACAGTCCAATAGCAAAAGAAATGATGGAGGAACATGGTGTTCCAGCATCGGTTATCTTAGCCATCGCTATGCATGAAAGCGGAAATGGTGGTAGCAGGGTAGCAAAAAATTTGAATAACCATTTTGGTGTCAAAGGAAAAAACAACAGTACCGTTATTCGGTCAGCTTACAAAGGTTATCGGTCTGTAATGGACTCGTATGATGATTTTGTAGGAATAGTAAAAAGAAAAAAGACTACTCAGAGTCTTTTTGAAAAACATCCCGGTGAAAAATACGAAGCTTGGGTAAAAGCGATTGCTCGTTCGGGCTACTCTACGAGTAAAGGTTGGACAGCAAAAGTACTCGCTACTATTAGACAATATCATTTGGATATGTTTGATAATGATGCTAAGCAAAATAGATTCTCGTCAACAAAAAAATAA
- a CDS encoding 6-carboxytetrahydropterin synthase, whose protein sequence is MVFITRRERFCAAHKLYREDWSKEQNEQVFGLCSNPNWHGHNYDLYVTVKGKVNPETGFLIDLKIMKEIINRSIIDKVDHRNFNLDVDFMKGVMASTENIAIEIFKILKPLFDEQGVILHSVRLHETENNYVEYFGD, encoded by the coding sequence ATGGTATTTATAACTCGTCGCGAACGTTTCTGTGCTGCGCACAAGCTCTATCGTGAAGACTGGAGTAAAGAGCAGAATGAACAGGTATTTGGTCTTTGCTCCAATCCAAATTGGCATGGACATAATTATGATCTTTATGTAACAGTTAAAGGAAAAGTCAATCCGGAGACTGGTTTTTTGATCGATTTAAAGATCATGAAAGAAATAATCAATCGTAGTATCATTGACAAAGTCGATCACCGTAATTTCAATTTAGATGTTGATTTTATGAAGGGAGTCATGGCTTCTACGGAGAATATAGCAATCGAAATATTTAAGATCTTAAAACCGCTGTTTGATGAACAGGGTGTGATCTTGCATAGTGTCCGTTTGCATGAAACAGAAAATAATTACGTCGAATATTTTGGCGATTAA
- a CDS encoding DUF6263 family protein, whose protein sequence is MKKLRIASLMAVFAFLVISASAQKKYTLRVNPDSGKKITQNLVMTMDIDAAGKKMVTDLNMGFDITNTTKKDNIFAFDLKYTGINMKMNMAGMDMTYDSKNPEANEFSKQMHATLGKLLENSISFNVDQLGKSSDIKLPEGINMPFDKSMFENITTVLPEQPIKIGDSWTSKTESDDSGISVENKMTLIEANELGYKVNVEGKMFGPDANQVGNVQGFYVLDKKTCLTTSTEMTSAVDMPEAKIKTTLHLRPKRLKNGGVLI, encoded by the coding sequence ATGAAAAAATTAAGAATTGCCTCTCTGATGGCGGTATTTGCATTTTTAGTGATATCTGCTTCCGCACAAAAGAAATACACACTACGTGTAAATCCCGATTCAGGGAAAAAAATAACGCAAAACCTTGTGATGACAATGGATATTGATGCTGCTGGCAAAAAAATGGTTACAGACCTTAATATGGGTTTTGATATCACCAATACAACGAAAAAAGACAATATCTTCGCGTTCGACCTTAAATATACCGGAATCAACATGAAAATGAATATGGCAGGAATGGATATGACTTACGACTCTAAAAACCCCGAGGCCAATGAATTTTCTAAACAGATGCATGCGACCTTAGGCAAGTTGCTCGAAAATAGCATTAGCTTTAATGTTGATCAACTTGGCAAATCTTCCGATATCAAGTTGCCTGAGGGCATTAACATGCCATTTGATAAAAGTATGTTCGAAAATATAACTACAGTATTGCCTGAACAGCCGATTAAAATAGGTGATTCTTGGACATCCAAAACTGAATCAGATGATTCAGGCATTTCAGTAGAAAACAAAATGACTTTAATAGAAGCAAATGAGCTAGGCTATAAAGTAAATGTTGAAGGAAAAATGTTCGGTCCGGATGCAAATCAGGTAGGCAACGTACAGGGCTTCTATGTCTTGGATAAAAAGACCTGTCTTACCACGAGTACAGAAATGACAAGTGCCGTGGATATGCCTGAAGCAAAAATAAAGACCACCTTACACTTGCGTCCTAAACGTTTAAAAAATGGCGGTGTTTTGATATAG
- the mqnB gene encoding futalosine hydrolase — protein sequence MQILVIAATSFELQPFLEVVPNYSQCDTLITGVGMVATAFELGRVLHEKKYDLLINIGIGGCLDRHIKIGSVVQVVSESFVELGAEDGHNFIPIDQLGYGKSKFTSCFLNDKELRLPFLQQGEGITVNKVHGSTESIEKVQKLHPDSLIESMEGAAVFYAADKMTIPVIEIRGISNYVERRNRATWNIPLAIMNSNKALIKTLEYLNNLYSKI from the coding sequence ATGCAAATATTAGTGATTGCGGCTACTTCATTTGAATTGCAGCCTTTTCTGGAAGTGGTGCCAAATTACAGTCAATGCGATACCCTAATCACTGGTGTGGGCATGGTGGCCACAGCCTTTGAGCTAGGAAGAGTGCTACATGAAAAAAAATATGATCTCCTCATTAATATCGGGATAGGGGGATGTTTGGACCGACATATTAAAATAGGCTCAGTTGTTCAAGTCGTTTCGGAATCATTTGTTGAACTGGGCGCGGAAGACGGTCATAATTTTATTCCAATAGATCAATTGGGCTATGGAAAGTCTAAATTTACTTCGTGTTTCCTGAATGACAAGGAACTTAGGCTTCCTTTTCTACAACAGGGGGAAGGAATTACCGTAAACAAAGTCCATGGTAGTACAGAAAGTATTGAAAAAGTTCAAAAACTGCATCCTGATAGCCTTATTGAAAGTATGGAAGGAGCTGCGGTTTTCTATGCAGCCGATAAAATGACAATTCCCGTGATTGAGATTCGCGGTATTTCAAATTACGTGGAAAGAAGGAACCGTGCCACGTGGAACATTCCGTTAGCGATAATGAATAGTAATAAGGCACTTATAAAAACATTAGAATATCTGAACAACTTATATTCAAAAATTTAA
- the folE gene encoding GTP cyclohydrolase I FolE — MSQHSFDNEELDGYIKIDKYNTEKVDRIAAHYTDILECLGEDPKREGLVKTPERVAKALQFLTHGYDIDAAEVLRGAMFEEDYSQMVVVKDIEVYSLCEHHMLPFFGKAHIAYIPNGHIVGLSKIPRVVDIFARRLQVQERLTNEIRDCIQETLGARGVAVVMECKHMCMAMRGVQKQNSVTTTSAFTGAFQNDVTRSEFLRLITADLA; from the coding sequence ATGAGTCAACACTCATTTGACAACGAAGAGTTGGATGGATATATTAAGATCGACAAATACAATACTGAAAAGGTAGATCGCATCGCTGCTCATTATACAGATATATTGGAATGTCTGGGGGAAGATCCAAAACGTGAAGGTTTAGTGAAAACACCAGAACGTGTTGCAAAGGCATTGCAATTTTTGACGCATGGCTATGATATCGATGCTGCGGAAGTGTTACGCGGTGCTATGTTTGAGGAAGACTACAGTCAAATGGTTGTCGTTAAGGATATTGAAGTATATTCTCTTTGTGAGCACCATATGTTGCCTTTCTTTGGTAAAGCCCATATCGCGTATATTCCAAATGGCCATATTGTCGGTTTAAGCAAAATACCACGTGTCGTTGATATTTTTGCGCGTCGCCTGCAAGTTCAGGAACGTCTCACCAATGAGATCAGGGATTGTATTCAAGAAACTTTAGGCGCTCGTGGAGTAGCTGTGGTGATGGAATGCAAGCATATGTGTATGGCAATGCGTGGTGTTCAAAAACAGAATTCCGTAACGACTACCTCTGCATTTACTGGCGCATTCCAAAATGATGTCACAAGATCCGAATTTTTACGCTTGATCACTGCTGATCTTGCTTAG
- the gcvH gene encoding glycine cleavage system protein GcvH, producing the protein MNFPAELKYTKDHEWIRVEGDEAVVGITDFAQRELGDIVFVDINTVGEEVAANEVFGTIEAVKTVSDLFLPVAATILSVNEAIDASPELVNSDPYGEGWIVRIKLNNAADVDALLSADQYKEEINA; encoded by the coding sequence ATGAATTTTCCAGCAGAATTGAAATACACCAAAGATCACGAATGGATTCGTGTTGAAGGTGATGAAGCAGTTGTAGGGATTACCGATTTCGCTCAACGTGAATTGGGTGACATCGTTTTTGTTGACATAAACACTGTAGGTGAAGAAGTAGCCGCTAATGAAGTTTTCGGTACAATTGAAGCCGTAAAAACAGTTTCTGATTTGTTTTTACCTGTAGCAGCTACGATTTTATCGGTGAATGAAGCTATTGATGCATCTCCTGAATTGGTCAATTCTGATCCTTATGGTGAAGGCTGGATTGTTCGTATTAAATTGAACAACGCTGCTGATGTTGACGCTTTGTTATCTGCTGATCAGTACAAAGAAGAGATCAACGCATAA
- a CDS encoding IS4 family transposase yields MINLNVFSQILSLIDRELFKDLVSKHKSDKHQKGINSWTHLVSMLFCHFSSADSVRDISNGLRSTTGNLNHLGVVRAPSKSNISYINTHRTHELFKDLYYSVLDRLWQKDTHFRKDLVQLKRKVYLMDASIIPLCLSVFDWAKFRSTKGAVKLHTVLDYDGCLPVFMQITDGKVHESQRAGSYSFSKGSVVVVDRGYVDYSWLGDLDSRGCYFVTRSKVNMKYKVIKSYQSEALMEKGILKDELIELSGAACNKYNGKPLRLVHFWDSTTGNEYHFLTNNTKWKASLVANIYKQRWHIEVFFKHLKQRLKVSTFIGTSENAVMIQIWTSLIGILLLKYLQKKAKYDWNLSNLVAFIRMNIFVKINIWQWIDDPFLRPPIKGKKGQLKIFAD; encoded by the coding sequence ATGATAAATTTAAATGTTTTTAGTCAGATTTTATCTCTTATCGACCGCGAATTATTCAAAGATTTGGTTTCAAAGCACAAAAGTGACAAACATCAGAAAGGGATCAACAGCTGGACGCATCTAGTCAGTATGCTTTTCTGTCATTTTTCCTCGGCAGATTCGGTTCGTGATATTAGTAACGGTCTACGCAGTACCACTGGTAATCTGAACCACTTAGGTGTAGTAAGAGCTCCAAGTAAGTCTAATATATCCTATATCAACACACACCGTACCCATGAACTTTTCAAAGATCTTTACTATTCTGTTTTGGATAGGCTTTGGCAAAAGGACACCCATTTTCGCAAAGATCTTGTTCAGCTAAAGCGTAAAGTATATCTGATGGATGCAAGCATCATCCCCTTATGTCTATCTGTATTTGACTGGGCAAAGTTTCGCAGCACCAAAGGTGCCGTAAAGCTGCACACTGTCTTGGATTATGATGGCTGCCTACCTGTTTTTATGCAGATTACCGATGGAAAAGTACATGAGAGCCAGCGAGCCGGTAGTTACAGTTTTTCCAAGGGAAGCGTGGTGGTAGTGGACCGTGGCTACGTGGATTACAGCTGGCTTGGGGATTTGGACAGCAGGGGGTGTTACTTCGTTACCAGGAGTAAAGTTAATATGAAGTACAAGGTTATCAAGTCCTATCAGAGTGAAGCACTCATGGAAAAGGGGATCCTTAAGGATGAGCTCATTGAGCTATCCGGTGCTGCCTGCAATAAATACAACGGCAAGCCGCTACGCCTAGTCCACTTTTGGGACAGCACCACTGGCAATGAGTACCACTTTTTGACCAATAATACGAAGTGGAAGGCTTCTTTGGTGGCAAACATCTATAAACAACGCTGGCATATCGAAGTCTTCTTCAAGCATCTAAAGCAGCGCTTAAAAGTATCGACATTCATAGGGACTTCTGAAAATGCAGTGATGATCCAGATCTGGACTTCACTCATTGGCATATTACTGTTAAAATACTTACAAAAAAAGGCCAAATATGACTGGAACCTGTCCAATCTGGTCGCATTCATCAGAATGAATATCTTCGTGAAGATAAACATCTGGCAATGGATAGATGATCCCTTTCTCAGGCCGCCTATAAAAGGAAAAAAGGGACAGCTAAAGATCTTCGCAGATTGA
- a CDS encoding glucosaminidase domain-containing protein: protein MKKFFYGMFVFMMLITSCSSRRGTISSTKSGSNSKTSSSSSVGRPTMAGNDYIAHYKDVAVAEMNKYGIPASIKLAQALLESGNGNSYLAREANNHFGIKCGGVWKGKSVTRPDDNINDCFRVYENPEQSFRDHSEFLLRPRYAALFKLDKNDYKGWAKGLKAAGYATNPRYPELLIEMIERYHLDQYDRGESPREKVVREKTVQVEIVQNVQETPPTVVKTEEIKSPVAMRIHEVKAQDTLYSLSKLYNVSVDQIKSLNGLTDDALSLGQLLVISK from the coding sequence ATGAAGAAGTTTTTTTATGGCATGTTTGTATTCATGATGTTGATTACATCATGTTCAAGCCGGAGAGGCACAATTTCCTCCACTAAATCTGGCTCCAATTCAAAAACTTCTTCATCATCTTCTGTGGGGCGACCTACCATGGCTGGTAACGACTATATTGCTCATTACAAAGATGTGGCCGTTGCAGAAATGAATAAATATGGTATTCCTGCGAGCATTAAACTTGCTCAGGCTTTACTGGAATCCGGTAATGGTAACAGTTATCTTGCGCGTGAGGCTAATAATCATTTCGGTATTAAATGTGGCGGAGTTTGGAAAGGAAAATCCGTGACTCGTCCCGATGATAATATCAATGACTGCTTTCGTGTTTATGAAAATCCCGAACAATCTTTTCGGGATCACTCAGAGTTTCTGTTACGACCGCGATATGCGGCACTCTTTAAGTTGGATAAGAACGACTATAAAGGCTGGGCCAAAGGCTTGAAAGCGGCTGGATACGCCACCAATCCGCGTTATCCTGAATTGCTGATCGAAATGATCGAAAGATATCATCTTGATCAATACGATCGCGGTGAATCGCCACGTGAAAAGGTTGTACGTGAAAAGACTGTTCAGGTCGAGATCGTACAGAATGTACAAGAAACCCCTCCTACCGTCGTAAAGACAGAAGAAATCAAGAGCCCGGTAGCTATGCGTATTCATGAGGTTAAAGCTCAGGATACGTTATATTCGCTCAGTAAGCTGTACAATGTATCCGTTGATCAGATCAAATCCCTAAACGGTCTTACCGATGATGCCCTATCTTTAGGTCAGCTATTGGTTATATCTAAATAG
- a CDS encoding DUF2461 domain-containing protein: protein MSHIQKSTFDFLTELKANNSREWFADNRAKYEAALVDVRNFLTDLIAALSEFDPKINTSIQASKCLFRIYRDTRFSNDKTPYKSWFGAGISVDGRKLQGPEYYIHIGAENSFIACGYWRPEKQHLEAIRQEIDYSGNKLDEILKTVLTGGNIALFKEDLLKRTPAGYSEDNPFIDFIKLKSFVLDRSLTIKDLSAKNALDNIVASYKSMLPFKEFLQEAIDTD, encoded by the coding sequence ATGAGTCACATTCAAAAATCTACATTTGATTTTTTAACGGAATTGAAAGCCAATAATTCTCGGGAATGGTTTGCCGATAACAGAGCTAAATATGAAGCTGCATTGGTCGATGTGAGAAATTTTTTGACAGACTTAATTGCCGCTTTGAGCGAGTTTGACCCTAAAATCAATACTTCCATACAGGCAAGTAAATGTTTGTTTCGTATTTACCGTGATACCCGCTTTTCAAATGATAAAACACCTTATAAAAGTTGGTTTGGGGCAGGAATTTCAGTTGATGGAAGAAAGTTGCAGGGACCAGAGTACTATATTCATATTGGAGCAGAAAATTCATTTATTGCCTGTGGATATTGGCGTCCAGAAAAGCAACATTTGGAGGCAATAAGACAAGAAATTGATTACAGTGGTAATAAATTGGATGAAATTTTAAAAACAGTATTGACAGGCGGTAATATTGCACTTTTCAAAGAAGATTTACTGAAGCGTACCCCTGCGGGCTATAGCGAGGATAATCCTTTTATTGACTTTATCAAATTGAAAAGTTTTGTGTTGGATAGATCTTTAACTATTAAGGATTTATCAGCAAAAAATGCGTTAGATAATATCGTGGCTTCCTATAAAAGCATGCTTCCTTTTAAAGAGTTCTTACAAGAAGCCATCGATACGGACTAA
- a CDS encoding phosphatidate cytidylyltransferase, which translates to MKTRAITGVIFVAVMIAATLLGAYVYSIFFTLLSTWCLYEFYGIVSSEERAPNKVIGIALALVLFVLGSLISMDLLAVKFLALIIPFISATYIISLFQKRAFPFNDIAYTFLGIAYVTLPFFLFSKLGFMQGTFNYVLPLGFLILLWTNDTGAYLAGRSFGKRKLFERISPKKTWEGFFGGLILAIVAAVNLEKYFGYLPLWQWVSIAAIISIVGTLGDLVESMLKRSLHVKDSGNILPGHGGFLDRFDGLLLAAPMVYVFLILIN; encoded by the coding sequence ATGAAAACAAGAGCAATAACCGGAGTAATCTTTGTGGCTGTTATGATAGCGGCTACTCTTTTGGGAGCTTATGTTTATTCCATCTTTTTTACCTTGCTAAGTACATGGTGTCTTTATGAATTCTATGGAATCGTTTCATCCGAAGAACGCGCTCCAAATAAAGTGATTGGTATCGCCCTGGCCTTGGTACTGTTTGTTTTGGGATCTTTAATTTCGATGGATCTGCTTGCGGTAAAATTTTTAGCACTGATTATTCCGTTTATAAGTGCGACTTATATTATTTCACTTTTTCAGAAGAGAGCTTTTCCTTTTAATGATATTGCCTATACTTTTTTGGGAATAGCTTATGTTACATTACCTTTTTTCCTGTTTTCCAAATTAGGGTTTATGCAAGGTACTTTTAACTATGTGCTGCCTTTAGGTTTTTTAATCTTATTGTGGACAAACGATACAGGGGCATATCTCGCTGGACGAAGCTTTGGAAAACGTAAACTATTCGAACGAATCTCACCAAAGAAAACATGGGAAGGTTTTTTCGGTGGATTGATTTTGGCAATTGTTGCTGCAGTGAATCTAGAGAAGTATTTTGGTTATCTACCGCTCTGGCAATGGGTAAGTATAGCAGCTATTATCAGTATTGTTGGAACATTGGGAGACTTAGTTGAGTCGATGTTAAAGCGTAGCTTGCACGTAAAAGATTCCGGAAATATATTGCCCGGACATGGTGGTTTTTTAGATAGATTTGATGGGTTGTTATTAGCGGCACCTATGGTCTATGTTTTCTTAATTTTAATCAATTGA
- a CDS encoding class I SAM-dependent methyltransferase: MEIVADDLESYLEHTTDEENSLLKRVNRETYLKETMPHMLSGHYQGRVLSLLSKLVAPKRILEIGTFTGYATLCLAEGLQEDGILHTIDINAEQQERVQGYFDESVFADKINYHIGDAAVILPTLDETFDLVFIDADKKRNLYYFETIINQVPSGGLILIDNVLWKGKVLDSKPDNQTKQIIDLNARLAQDKRVEKVILPIRDGLFALRKK, encoded by the coding sequence ATGGAAATTGTTGCCGACGATTTAGAGTCCTATTTGGAACATACTACAGACGAGGAAAATTCGTTACTGAAAAGGGTAAATCGGGAGACTTATTTGAAGGAAACAATGCCCCATATGTTATCTGGGCACTACCAGGGAAGAGTTCTTTCTTTATTGAGTAAATTGGTTGCTCCGAAACGTATTTTGGAAATAGGAACGTTTACGGGATACGCAACGTTGTGTCTCGCAGAAGGGCTGCAGGAAGATGGGATATTGCATACTATCGATATCAATGCAGAGCAACAAGAACGCGTCCAAGGTTATTTTGATGAATCGGTATTTGCTGATAAAATCAACTATCATATTGGAGATGCAGCGGTAATACTACCTACATTAGATGAAACATTTGATTTGGTATTTATCGACGCGGACAAAAAGAGAAATTTATATTATTTCGAAACGATAATAAATCAAGTTCCGTCTGGGGGACTTATTTTGATTGACAATGTCTTATGGAAAGGTAAGGTGTTAGATTCAAAACCAGACAACCAAACAAAGCAGATCATTGATTTGAATGCACGTTTAGCTCAGGACAAGCGCGTAGAAAAGGTAATATTACCGATTCGAGACGGACTTTTTGCCTTGCGCAAGAAGTAA